One Faecalispora anaeroviscerum genomic window carries:
- a CDS encoding hydroxyacid dehydrogenase, which yields MKYKVLFLKELDVSGKQILWDDGAEVIVTSGHSEDAFIKEIREHQVDAMMCRTEMVTPAMMDASPNLKVIAKHGVGLNNIDMEYATKKGIQVVYAPLGNTNSVAEHVLLLMLMTARRYRHVDQEFRSGNFNVRYTLQDTFELENMTLGILGCGRMGQIIANKAALGFGMRVIGYDPYAKQEHMKAPVKLLENRDDVLAQADVISLNLPSLPSTRGSINYAAFQKMKPKALFINCSRGDVVVEADLIKALQEGIILGAGLDVFDQETIDSTNPMLEMDNVIMTPHTAATTRQAVVRCCSTAAQGIVEVMNGKPITFPGNKVN from the coding sequence ATGAAGTATAAGGTGCTGTTTTTAAAGGAACTGGATGTTTCCGGCAAACAAATTCTGTGGGATGACGGCGCTGAGGTCATCGTGACCAGCGGACATTCTGAAGATGCTTTCATCAAAGAGATTCGAGAGCACCAGGTAGACGCCATGATGTGCCGTACCGAAATGGTTACCCCCGCTATGATGGATGCTTCCCCGAACTTGAAGGTCATTGCGAAGCATGGTGTGGGCCTGAACAACATTGACATGGAATATGCCACAAAGAAGGGCATCCAGGTGGTTTACGCACCTTTGGGAAACACCAATTCTGTTGCAGAGCACGTGCTGCTGCTAATGTTGATGACCGCCCGGCGTTACAGACATGTTGACCAAGAATTCCGCAGCGGTAACTTTAATGTTCGCTACACTCTGCAGGATACTTTTGAGCTCGAGAACATGACCCTGGGGATTCTGGGTTGCGGTCGCATGGGCCAGATCATCGCCAACAAGGCGGCTCTGGGCTTTGGGATGAGAGTGATCGGCTACGACCCCTATGCCAAGCAGGAGCACATGAAGGCTCCCGTCAAGCTGCTGGAAAACAGAGACGATGTGCTGGCCCAGGCCGACGTTATCAGCCTTAACCTGCCCTCCCTCCCCTCTACCCGCGGCAGCATCAATTATGCAGCTTTTCAGAAGATGAAGCCCAAGGCTCTGTTTATCAACTGCAGCCGCGGCGACGTTGTCGTAGAAGCTGACCTGATTAAGGCTTTGCAGGAAGGTATCATTCTGGGCGCGGGTCTGGACGTATTCGATCAAGAAACAATCGATTCTACCAACCCCATGCTGGAGATGGACAACGTGATCATGACTCCTCACACTGCCGCTACAACCCGTCAGGCTGTTGTGCGCTGCTGCTCCACCGCTGCGCAGGGTATCGTAGAGGTGATGAACGGTAAACCCATTACTTTCCCGGGCAACAAGGTCAATTAA
- the gdhA gene encoding NADP-specific glutamate dehydrogenase, whose protein sequence is MNAYVERVLEATQKKNANEPEFLQTVEEVLTSLAPVVAAHPEYEKAGLLERMVEPERTIEFRVTWVDDAGKVNVNRGYRVQYNGAIGPYKGGLRFAPSVNLSVIKFLGFEQTFKNSLTTLPMGGAKGGSDFDPRGKSDGEIMRFCQSFMTELYRHIGPDIDVPAGDLGVGGREVAFLYGQYRRIRGAFENGVITGKGRSFGGSLIRPEATGFGAIYYVNEVLKHEKDTIKGKTFAVSGFGNVAWGAVKKIAELGGKAVTISGPDGYVYDPDGIVTDEKIDFMLGMRSSGRDKVQDYADKFGVQFFPGEKPWGRKVDVILPCATQNDINMDEAKKIVANGIKYYIEVANMPTTNDALVYLMSQKNMIVAPSKAVNAGGVAVSGLEMSQNSERLSWTAEEVDEKLHQIMKNIHDSSVAAAEEFGLGYNLVAGANIAGFKKVADAMLAQGIF, encoded by the coding sequence ATGAACGCGTATGTTGAAAGAGTGTTGGAAGCAACACAGAAGAAAAACGCCAACGAACCCGAGTTTCTGCAGACAGTTGAAGAGGTTCTTACTTCTTTGGCTCCCGTGGTGGCTGCCCATCCCGAGTATGAGAAGGCTGGCCTGCTCGAGAGAATGGTTGAGCCCGAGCGCACCATCGAGTTCCGTGTAACCTGGGTTGACGATGCCGGCAAGGTAAACGTAAACCGCGGCTACCGTGTACAGTACAACGGAGCAATTGGCCCCTACAAGGGTGGCCTGCGTTTCGCTCCTTCCGTAAATCTGTCTGTCATCAAGTTCTTGGGCTTTGAGCAGACCTTTAAGAACAGCCTGACCACTTTGCCTATGGGCGGCGCTAAGGGCGGTTCCGATTTCGATCCCCGTGGTAAGAGTGACGGAGAGATTATGCGTTTCTGCCAGTCCTTTATGACTGAGCTGTATCGTCACATTGGTCCCGACATCGACGTTCCCGCTGGTGACCTGGGCGTAGGCGGAAGAGAAGTTGCTTTCCTGTATGGTCAGTATCGCCGCATCCGTGGCGCTTTCGAGAACGGTGTTATCACCGGTAAGGGCCGTTCCTTCGGCGGCAGCTTGATTCGCCCTGAGGCTACTGGCTTTGGCGCTATCTACTATGTAAACGAAGTTTTGAAACATGAAAAAGACACCATTAAGGGCAAGACCTTCGCAGTCTCTGGCTTCGGCAACGTTGCTTGGGGCGCTGTAAAGAAGATTGCGGAACTGGGCGGCAAGGCTGTTACCATTTCTGGTCCTGACGGCTATGTATACGATCCCGATGGCATCGTAACCGACGAGAAGATTGACTTCATGCTCGGTATGCGTTCCAGCGGCCGTGATAAGGTTCAGGATTATGCCGACAAGTTTGGCGTACAGTTCTTCCCCGGCGAGAAGCCGTGGGGCCGTAAAGTTGATGTTATCCTCCCCTGCGCTACTCAGAATGACATCAATATGGACGAGGCTAAGAAGATCGTTGCGAATGGCATTAAATACTACATCGAAGTTGCCAACATGCCCACCACCAACGACGCTCTGGTATACCTGATGAGCCAGAAGAATATGATCGTTGCTCCTTCCAAGGCTGTTAACGCCGGCGGCGTTGCAGTTTCCGGTCTGGAGATGTCCCAGAACAGCGAGAGACTGTCTTGGACTGCGGAAGAGGTTGACGAGAAGCTGCATCAGATCATGAAGAACATCCACGATTCTTCTGTTGCTGCTGCTGAAGAATTTGGCCTGGGTTACAACCTGGTAGCCGGCGCGAACATCGCGGGCTTCAAGAAGGTTGCCGACGCAATGCTGGCACAGGGCATTTTCTAA
- a CDS encoding sodium/glutamate symporter — protein sequence MGVLKGVLDIGTSDAGMTTIGLNMYLAAGLAALLFWLGNWTVEKVRFLKEKCIPAPLVGGLYFAIVNTVLTASGVMTISFNDTLQSFFMLVFFCTVGFTVSIPILKSGGKSILVMLLLATVMIFLQNFLGGGILAAFGQDPRLGVAAGSTALIGGPGTAAAFGATMDASIADGGYNMGGTGTIVGVTAAVFGLVMGSVMGGPTAYRRIKQFNLRSSEAALEDGEDGETFKSTSADFTQAAMLLAVAIGIGQLVSVGLKAATGITLPGYIGAMLVAAVMRNVNDSRNKKYPGDEIDTIGGLSLNLFLAMAMMSLKLWKLVDLALPLIVALVAQIILMYLFSYYVVFNVMGKNYNAAVQTAGFIGFAMGATSNAMANMQAITKQYGPAREAYFVIPMVGGLFIDFVNAAAITGFLNWWTP from the coding sequence ATGGGCGTTTTAAAAGGAGTCCTTGATATCGGCACGAGCGATGCCGGTATGACCACAATCGGTCTAAACATGTACTTGGCGGCAGGTCTTGCGGCACTGTTGTTCTGGCTTGGTAACTGGACGGTTGAAAAAGTTCGTTTTCTGAAAGAGAAATGTATCCCAGCGCCTCTAGTAGGTGGTTTGTATTTCGCCATTGTGAATACAGTTCTCACCGCAAGCGGTGTAATGACCATTTCGTTTAATGACACGTTGCAGTCCTTCTTTATGTTGGTATTCTTCTGCACCGTTGGTTTCACAGTTAGTATTCCGATTCTCAAGAGCGGCGGCAAGTCGATCCTCGTCATGTTGCTGCTGGCAACTGTGATGATCTTCCTGCAGAACTTCCTGGGCGGCGGTATTCTGGCTGCGTTCGGCCAGGACCCCAGACTCGGCGTTGCGGCTGGTTCCACCGCGCTGATCGGCGGCCCCGGTACGGCGGCTGCATTTGGTGCAACCATGGACGCTTCCATTGCTGATGGCGGCTACAACATGGGCGGCACAGGCACTATCGTAGGCGTTACCGCAGCTGTTTTCGGCTTGGTAATGGGTTCCGTTATGGGCGGCCCCACCGCTTACAGAAGAATTAAGCAGTTCAACCTCAGATCCTCTGAAGCCGCTCTTGAAGACGGCGAAGATGGCGAGACCTTTAAGAGCACCAGTGCTGACTTTACTCAGGCAGCAATGCTCCTCGCGGTTGCGATCGGTATTGGCCAGCTCGTTTCTGTTGGTTTGAAAGCGGCTACCGGTATTACACTCCCTGGATACATCGGCGCCATGCTCGTTGCTGCTGTGATGCGCAATGTCAATGACTCCAGAAACAAAAAGTACCCGGGCGATGAGATCGACACAATCGGCGGACTTTCCCTGAACCTGTTCCTGGCAATGGCCATGATGAGCCTCAAGCTGTGGAAGCTGGTAGATTTGGCACTGCCTTTGATTGTTGCTCTGGTAGCTCAGATTATTCTGATGTATCTGTTCTCCTACTATGTAGTGTTTAACGTAATGGGCAAGAACTACAACGCTGCGGTTCAGACCGCCGGCTTTATCGGCTTCGCAATGGGCGCTACCTCTAACGCGATGGCAAACATGCAGGCGATTACAAAGCAGTATGGTCCCGCAAGAGAAGCTTATTTCGTAATTCCTATGGTTGGCGGCTTGTTTATCGACTTCGTCAACGCGGCTGCGATTACCGGTTTCCTCAACTGGTGGACTCCGTGA
- the murI gene encoding glutamate racemase codes for MSNLKGSIGVMDSGIGGLTVAKEIQRILPHEDILYFGDSANCPYGNRTAEEITELSRKMLRFLGDREVKVVAIACNTISTLVDVLTPGFDFKIIGIVDPSAAYVVHSGIKRVGLIATEFTVASGNYDKLIHRLDPEVQVTGKGSPLLAGLVDRGDFNQHDINTEIRTQIDNILSRDPQVQHVILGCTHYPIIEKNFKECYPELSFINPALEQANVVRDYLTEKDSLAQEGEGSFTICTSGDPEVYVQVAKRIGMKEPTSTAHIAL; via the coding sequence ATGTCAAACTTAAAGGGCTCCATTGGGGTAATGGATTCCGGCATTGGCGGGCTTACTGTTGCGAAAGAAATTCAGCGTATCCTGCCTCATGAGGACATCCTGTATTTTGGCGATAGCGCCAACTGTCCTTATGGGAACAGAACTGCGGAGGAGATCACAGAGCTGAGCCGTAAAATGCTCCGTTTCCTGGGCGACCGTGAAGTAAAGGTTGTCGCGATTGCCTGCAACACCATTTCCACTCTTGTCGACGTACTTACACCGGGTTTTGATTTTAAGATCATCGGCATTGTAGATCCTTCAGCTGCATATGTGGTGCATTCGGGAATCAAAAGAGTTGGCCTGATTGCCACGGAATTCACCGTTGCATCCGGTAACTACGATAAGCTGATTCATCGGCTTGATCCGGAGGTTCAGGTGACCGGCAAGGGCAGCCCGCTGCTGGCGGGGCTGGTTGACAGAGGTGACTTCAATCAGCACGACATTAACACTGAAATCCGCACCCAGATCGACAACATTTTGTCCAGAGACCCTCAGGTTCAGCACGTCATTTTGGGATGCACGCATTATCCCATTATTGAAAAGAATTTCAAAGAATGCTACCCTGAGCTTTCCTTCATAAATCCGGCCCTTGAGCAGGCCAATGTTGTTCGCGATTACTTGACGGAAAAGGACTCTCTGGCGCAAGAGGGAGAAGGCAGCTTTACCATTTGCACTTCGGGTGACCCGGAAGTTTACGTTCAGGTTGCAAAGCGCATTGGAATGAAGGAGCCCACTTCCACAGCTCACATCGCTCTGTAA
- a CDS encoding gamma-glutamyl-gamma-aminobutyrate hydrolase family protein, producing the protein MEKVKKISALLLAVSLSISMAACNGSSTQSKAPESSASPASSAVKADDTKVKVGVSWAADKVDEYIQMYADAVTKAGGEPVFLPQIKTEAEAKEALSEVSALVMTGGEDIDPQLYYNEKPDPKLETVNAARDTSDSLLLKAAIAADMPTLCTCRGMQFLNVVCGGTLYQDFPSMHKSDVQVIHRDPKGEVFVKHQVNVDANNLIADAFGGKGEYTVNSWHHQSVKDLGKNLKIVAKAPDGIVEGIVKEDNTYIVGVQFHPEAMVAEGNNSFLEFYKDLIDQGEKETVKKAA; encoded by the coding sequence ATGGAAAAGGTCAAGAAAATTAGCGCACTTCTTCTGGCAGTGTCCCTTAGCATTTCAATGGCAGCCTGCAATGGTTCCTCAACTCAATCAAAAGCTCCGGAGAGCTCCGCATCGCCTGCGTCGTCTGCGGTGAAGGCAGACGACACCAAAGTCAAGGTCGGCGTTTCGTGGGCAGCCGACAAAGTCGACGAGTACATACAGATGTATGCTGACGCGGTGACAAAGGCCGGCGGCGAGCCTGTCTTCCTGCCGCAGATTAAAACGGAAGCCGAAGCCAAAGAAGCCCTCAGCGAGGTTTCTGCACTGGTCATGACCGGTGGCGAGGACATCGATCCCCAACTCTATTATAATGAAAAGCCCGACCCGAAGCTCGAAACGGTAAACGCTGCGCGTGACACCTCCGATTCCTTGCTTTTGAAAGCTGCAATTGCGGCGGATATGCCAACTTTGTGTACCTGCCGCGGCATGCAGTTCCTCAACGTAGTTTGCGGAGGGACGCTGTATCAGGATTTCCCCAGTATGCATAAATCCGACGTTCAAGTCATTCACCGCGACCCGAAGGGCGAAGTATTTGTCAAGCACCAGGTCAACGTGGATGCGAACAACCTGATTGCGGACGCGTTTGGCGGCAAGGGGGAATACACCGTCAATTCGTGGCACCATCAGTCCGTTAAGGATTTGGGCAAAAACCTGAAAATCGTCGCGAAAGCCCCTGATGGGATTGTTGAAGGCATCGTGAAGGAAGACAATACTTATATTGTAGGCGTTCAGTTCCACCCGGAAGCTATGGTCGCGGAAGGCAACAACAGCTTTTTGGAATTTTATAAGGATCTGATTGATCAAGGTGAGAAAGAAACAGTAAAAAAGGCAGCATAA
- a CDS encoding pyridoxamine 5'-phosphate oxidase family protein — MRKKERQITEDEAYQILENAEYATLCTVNADDGAPYGVPISCVVKDRVIYIHMAKEGQKLDNLKKDSRVCVTCVGQTLLYPEQYTTDFESAIATGRAEFVTDRDEKIQVLRILCDKYGLPDGGMFLKKKIEGGVDRMEIVKIPVEQISGKARWRKPKP, encoded by the coding sequence ATGAGAAAAAAAGAAAGACAGATTACAGAAGACGAGGCTTATCAGATTCTGGAGAACGCCGAATATGCAACGCTCTGCACCGTAAACGCGGACGACGGGGCGCCCTACGGAGTGCCGATTTCTTGTGTGGTGAAGGACCGCGTTATTTATATTCACATGGCAAAGGAAGGCCAGAAGCTGGACAACCTGAAAAAGGATTCCCGCGTCTGTGTGACGTGTGTTGGTCAGACTCTGCTGTATCCCGAGCAGTACACCACCGATTTTGAGAGCGCGATTGCGACCGGCCGGGCGGAGTTTGTCACAGACCGCGACGAAAAGATTCAGGTGCTTCGAATACTGTGTGACAAATACGGCCTGCCGGATGGCGGCATGTTTCTGAAAAAGAAGATTGAGGGCGGCGTAGACCGCATGGAGATCGTGAAAATTCCGGTGGAGCAAATTAGCGGCAAGGCTCGCTGGAGAAAGCCAAAGCCTTAA
- the dcd gene encoding dCTP deaminase — translation MILSGKEILKHLGKEIIIDPYDETKMNPNSYNLSLHNELLVYDAPVLDMKTPNPATLITIPPEGLTLAPGRLYLGRTREFTKTEGFVPMLEGRSSIGRLGMCIHATAGFGDVGFAGFWTLEIFVVQPLIIYPDVEVCQIYYHTLNGEYDAYCSGKYQNNKGIQPSLLYKDFEKNQK, via the coding sequence ATGATATTATCGGGAAAAGAGATTCTAAAGCATCTGGGCAAAGAAATCATCATCGACCCGTATGATGAAACGAAGATGAACCCGAACAGCTATAATTTATCCTTGCACAATGAGCTTTTAGTTTACGACGCCCCCGTGCTGGATATGAAAACCCCCAACCCCGCAACTCTGATTACCATTCCGCCGGAGGGCCTTACTCTGGCCCCGGGCCGTTTGTATTTGGGCCGCACCCGGGAATTCACAAAAACCGAAGGGTTTGTGCCTATGCTGGAGGGGCGCTCCTCCATCGGCCGGCTTGGGATGTGCATCCACGCCACGGCAGGGTTCGGCGATGTGGGCTTTGCCGGCTTCTGGACACTGGAGATTTTCGTTGTACAGCCACTGATCATCTACCCGGACGTAGAGGTCTGCCAGATTTATTACCATACACTCAATGGGGAATACGACGCGTATTGCAGCGGCAAATACCAGAACAACAAAGGGATTCAGCCCAGCCTGCTGTATAAAGACTTTGAGAAGAACCAGAAATAA